The DNA region ttttttttttcgttctCATAGGTGGAATAAATTTGCCTCTGCGTTTCTTGATCCCTCGACCGTCCCATGAATCTTGTCTCTCTCTGCCCCTCACCCTTGATTCGGGGTTTTGCTGAACACAAGGTAATGATCTTGTCGAAAACTTGTGTTTGCGACCCTGAAGAACAAAATATCTAACCTGTGGGCAGGGCAAGGCCCTGACAGCAACCAACCTGCCTGCTCCACACCTGGCACTAACTAGGTATCTATTCTTCCATAACTCTTCGTCTCACAATCCAGCACTCTCCCTGGACAGGTACTTTATCCACATAGCTCCATGTTGGAATAGCCACAATTCACTCAAACATTGAAGTAGCACCTCATGCTGCCCGAGTTCTGGTTGAAGGCCGTGCAAGAGTACGAGCCACTGGCGCCCACGCTCTGCTTCTCGTCTCTGCAGTTGTCGTCGGAATAAATGCTGCAAGTGGTTGACTTGTTGCCGTCGCGGGTCAGCCCGACCGAACGGAAGGAGCTGCCGAGCTTGATGCAAGGGCTGACGCCGCGGAAGTCTTCGTGAGAACCACTGTGGGGGCACTTGCAGTTGCTGAGCAATTGTCAGTACTGTGACTCTCGAGAGCCAAAGGATGGCACTTACCCGCAAGTGTGCCACCAGACGCTGCCGTTGGCGGCCACGGTGAGGCAGCTGGCAgctgcgaggaggaggtactTGGCGCTGACCATGTTGGCAAGGGTGAGTTGATTGTGAAAGGCTGAGGAGACAAGATTGATGAGAGTGTTGATGGAGAGAGTTAGAAAGACGGACAAAAGCTGGCGAGTCGATGTATTATATAGGTATTTGCCCGACTTTCGGAATGCTCAGCACCTCAAGCCGCTTGAGGCAATGATGCCTTCTTGGGAAGTTTGAAGCCTCTGATCACTATTCCATTAACGATGATACCTCCAGCAAGTCGTGCCATCGCGACTCTGCCTTTGGCTTCTACTAGCCAACCCTGTGAGTGTAACTCTACCCCGTGGAACACGCATCAGCTGTCAGCGCTACCAACGAAGGAAGCTCGTAAAAGTCAACTTGaacctaggtacctacatGTCGCAAACGCATGGTGATCTGGATCTACATGCTGACAAGTGGATTCCGATCTGTTGCATTGAGTGTGTTCACGATGCCGTATCGGACAATAATTAGTTTTTATCTTCGCACAAAGCACTTGATGTTCAGGGGCACGTCCACTTTTCCTGGTTCTAGTCATCATCACTTAGCTCTGGTTATGCGCGGATGCTGACTGATGTCAGCTTTCAGTACCCCCTGTATTATTGCAACTCCATCAACCGGCAGACTCGTATAGCTATGCTACGAGTTTCCGCATTTGTCTATCCGCCATTGATACGGACTCGCCTCCTGTATGTAGGTAAGGGACTTGAGCCGGTCAAAAGTGGCTGACTGAGTCTGGATAATGGCCCTTTGAGCCTGAGATATAATGGCTCGTGAACTCAGATGAGATTCTCTTCGAAATAAGAAGATACTGATGTTGTACTGATACTGTGAAGTTGGCATTATAGTTATCCTCAAGCGCCTGGGATGAAGGTCCTCTGAAGTTGGGTTGATATGTAACTTTAAGCGGGATAGTGTaggatgaagatgggatGATGTGATATGAAGCTGGGTGATATAAAGCTGGGGTGAGGTTTATCTAGAGCTGGGATAATGTCTATTTTAAGCTGGGGTAAAGCTTGGATAATACTTCTCCAAGTTGGGGTAAAGTTGGGATAATATTTAACCTACATGTAAGCTGGGGTAAAGCTGGGGTAATGTCTGTTTCAAGCTGGGATAAACTGGAATAATATCTATCTCAAGCTGGGGTAAAGCTGGGATAATGTCTACCTCAAGCTGGGGTAAAGTCTGCCTGATGCTGGGATGGTATATGATTAATGCTGGGATAAAATTAGACCAAAAGAAGCGAACGAAAGCTGACTATATGTAATATCGTACCGAAAAAGGCAAGGGGTATATCTAGGTACCTTCATATGTAAACTGCACCCGGGAatgctcttcctcctctagCTTGAACCAGCCTGGATgcatccaccctctcccgcaCCGTTATGCCACGGTCCAGCACTTGGCTTCGCCCATCAGTTGTGAAGCATACCCTCGATGTTCGTTCCTGCTCTTGATCTCGCAAGACTTGGATGAAGTCCTGAATATGTGCATAACCATCCTGACTCCCCCCAGCAAACTGTAGCCCATCAATAACCCAGGCAATGGACGGCGGTGCATGCTTGAGAAGAGCCTTGATTATCGCGAGGGCAGTCCCCAAGCTTTCAAGCGACCCATCCAGACGCTCGAAACAGTGTTTTTGCAGTCCAGGGCTTCCTTCAAATTCAGGTGGCACGATTTGAGCAAGTTGGCGGATAACGGAGTAGTATAGTGAGATGACTGCTGCATCTGTGTGTCCAAGACCCCGTGTTGCGAAGTTGTATCGAGACTTGCAGAACACTGATATGCATGGAGTACCGGcgttggcgatggtgttAACAGCTTCAATAGCAGCTTGAGAGAGGACGGAACCGGATGAGGAAACTGCCGGTCCTTCGATCCACATGATGGGAGGTCTAGCTCCGCCCACCCATTTGCTGAACTCTACGAACACCTCTTGAGGAATAACAGGGTCTCTTCCATGGATGAGAGCGCGGTGGATAATGTCGTCCGCACCGTCTTCGATGTACGGGTCGAGGTTATGGGAATATTGGTGCATTTCGTAGCGGGTTAATGGTTCAATGACGGTTACTAAGCAGTCCACAATCAGTACTTGGCACTATATGTCTGGAGATCATGAAGATTCGCTACCTTTTGAAGAACCTGTTGAAGACCCTGTTGATCCTGTTACTTCTTCTACTTCCACACTTTCGATCGACAACTCCGTGTTCGTCGTTGTTCGCTGTGAGATGTCTTGCAAATATAAAGTCGAGGATGTTGTGTTGCTCTGCTGTTGAGAAATTATAGCTATGATGAAGGAAGGTCGTCAGCGTGATGTTGTAGATGATCGCACCAAAGATTACCTATCGGCCTGGTGTCCAACAAGTGTCCTTTTCAGCGCCCGATGGCAAAGAACACCTGACTGGCCACTGTACGAGCCCAGATTTGCCGCACCACGTGGGCATTGCCCGACACGATGGCATGGCAAATCATGGTGCACTTTTTCCAACAGAAAAGATAAAAAGACACTTACATAGCCTCACCTGCTCCTCAACGAGCCCCAAGTGGCGAACTGCAGTTTCACCTAGCCTCTTAAAGCCAATTGCCGCCGTTGCATTCTTGTCATCAATTTCTTGCTGGCTATTTCCGTGGCTATGAGTACCCAACTCTTGCAACCTGACCAGCCAGTCAACCTTCGAGTTTATCTCTTCGATCCGAAGTTCTGACGTGTGCTGTGCTTCGTCTTTGATGCGTTTGATAGTCTTCTGGATGTCATCCACCATGGCCTGGACGCTTCTATCGTAGAAGGTCTTATCAAAAGACGCAAAAAACCTCTTGCGACGCTTGTGGAAGAAGGACATTGCGTGGCAGAGAAACTTGAAGATCTTGACGTAAAGTTCGACCACGAGCCGCTGCATTTCTGCGGTATTTGCAATATGGGTTTTCTTCTCGACGTATCTCAGGTTTGCGCTCATTTCCACCAGTGCAAGCGAGAAGCCCTCGGCAATCTTTTGATAATTCAGTGACGTCTTTTATTGGAGCAGGGTTGTGTCAGTGGCTCAAATCATGACAAAGTTGAAAGATTTCTAGGTTGGCTGCATACCTTGACGACGGTGGCTACCACCCCCGTCAGGAGACTCAGGTACTTGTCTTGTGCGGGAACAAACTTGAACAGGTAAGAGTGGTCATTCATCGTCTCAATAAACTCCCGAAATCGAGTTTTAGCTCTGCCAAATCCCGACTGGTGCTTCACCTCCCAGTTCGTGTGGGCATCCTCGACAGCGGCCTGCAGTGTTGCGATGGTTGGAATTCTGTGGGAGTCAAGTGCCGAAATGTTGTCTGCGCCTGGATTGACAAATATTCGCTGAAACTCTTGCCAGACCCGTATGAGCTCCTCTCGCTCTCGCTCCAGCGGGCTGAAGATCGAAGCGTCCgaagttggagaaggtcCATAGAGCCATCGGTGCCACTCCTCAGCTGTTACGCGCGCCCTCAGGTCACCTTCTTCGTCATGCTTGGTCGCGCTACCGAGAGCCTGAGACAGAACATTGCTAGGGTT from Podospora pseudocomata strain CBS 415.72m chromosome 3, whole genome shotgun sequence includes:
- a CDS encoding hypothetical protein (EggNog:ENOG503PWZR), which translates into the protein MVSAKYLLLAAASCLTVAANGSVWWHTCGGSHEDFRGVSPCIKLGSSFRSVGLTRDGNKSTTCSIYSDDNCRDEKQSVGASGSYSCTAFNQNSGSMRCYFNV
- a CDS encoding hypothetical protein (EggNog:ENOG503P41H), coding for MWIEGPAVSSSGSVLSQAAIEAVNTIANAGTPCISVFCKSRYNFATRGLGHTDAAVISLYYSVIRQLAQIVPPEFEGSPGLQKHCFERLDGSLESLGTALAIIKALLKHAPPSIAWVIDGLQFAGGSQDGYAHIQDFIQVLRDQEQERTSRVCFTTDGRSQVLDRGITVRERVDASRLVQARGGRAFPGAVYI
- a CDS encoding hypothetical protein (EggNog:ENOG503P41H) encodes the protein MNSSFTTTPETTTIVRSYSLKVGKENPSNVLSQALGSATKHDEEGDLRARVTAEEWHRWLYGPSPTSDASIFSPLEREREELIRVWQEFQRIFVNPGADNISALDSHRIPTIATLQAAVEDAHTNWEVKHQSGFGRAKTRFREFIETMNDHSYLFKFVPAQDKYLSLLTGVVATVVKTSLNYQKIAEGFSLALVEMSANLRYVEKKTHIANTAEMQRLVVELYVKIFKFLCHAMSFFHKRRKRFFASFDKTFYDRSVQAMVDDIQKTIKRIKDEAQHTSELRIEEINSKVDWLVRLQELGTHSHGNSQQEIDDKNATAAIGFKRLGETAVRHLGLVEEQVRLCKCLFIFSVGKSAP